ACTTCCAGTAATTTCGATTCTGTTTCGGGCTTCAGTATTATATTTTTTAAAACTGCCGGAACCAAAACGGTTTCTCCTTTAATCAAATCAATTGCGTTTTTTCCGTACTCAAGTTTCATTTTTCCTTCAACACAAATATAAATTACAAAAGAATCTATAAAATTATAATCCAATGAAATTTCTTTTGTAAGATGAATTACGTTTGTTGTAAAATAAGGACATTCAATAATGTTTGACGATTTATTTAATTCCGTTTGATAATATGTTTTATAATTATTGTAATGTTTGTAATCCATAACATCAAGTGCAAAGTTGAGATGTAATTCGCGTGATTTCCCTTTTTTATCAACTCTGTCCCAATCGTAAATGCGGTATGTTATATCAGATGTCTGCTGAATTTCAGCGAGACAAATTCCCGCACCTATTGCATGAATTCTACCTGCCGGATTGAAAAATACATCATCTTTTTCGGCGTTTTCAAAGTTCAGAATATTTTTCAGTTTATTATTTTTCAGATGTTCCAGAAATATTTCTTTGTTCACTTCTTTGTTGAAGCCATTTATAATTTGTGAATTTTTGTCTGCATTCAGAACATACCACATTTCAGTTTTTCCATAACTATTATGATTTTTTCTTGCTGTTTCATCATCGGGATGCACCTGAACAGAAAGCATTTCCTTAGCATCAATAAATTTTATCAATAAAGGAAATTCTATTCCAAACTGTTCATATATTTTATCACCAACCAAATCGCCCATGTATATTTCAACGAGTTCCTCAAGATTATTTCCTTCAAGGAAACCGTTTTTTACCAACGACAAGTCGCCCTGAATTGCTGATATTTCCCATGCTTCGCCGCAATTTGGCAACGGTGAGAAATCTTTTCCCAGAATAG
The genomic region above belongs to Bacteroidales bacterium and contains:
- a CDS encoding type I phosphomannose isomerase catalytic subunit — encoded protein: MNSLYPLKFKTIFKDKIWGGDKIKTILGKDFSPLPNCGEAWEISAIQGDLSLVKNGFLEGNNLEELVEIYMGDLVGDKIYEQFGIEFPLLIKFIDAKEMLSVQVHPDDETARKNHNSYGKTEMWYVLNADKNSQIINGFNKEVNKEIFLEHLKNNKLKNILNFENAEKDDVFFNPAGRIHAIGAGICLAEIQQTSDITYRIYDWDRVDKKGKSRELHLNFALDVMDYKHYNNYKTYYQTELNKSSNIIECPYFTTNVIHLTKEISLDYNFIDSFVIYICVEGKMKLEYGKNAIDLIKGETVLVPAVLKNIILKPETESKLLEVYIF